TAAATCTAACTAAAAACTAAATCTAACTAAAAACTAAATCTAACTAAAAACTAAAAACATTTAATTAAAAGGTGAACTTATGAGAATCGTAGCTGCTATTGGTGGATCAATATTATTACAGGATTACAACGCTGAAAGATTTAAGGAATATGCAAAGCTCTTGAAGGAACAAAGCGAAGAGCATGAAATATTTGTTGTTGTAGGTGGTGGAAAACCTGCAAGAGAATACATTGGAGTTGTAAGGGACCTCGGTGCTGGAGAGGCAAAATGTGATGATATTGGAATAGAAGTTACAAGAGTCAATGCAAAATTGTTATTGCTTGCACTCGGCGATGCAGCTTATCAAAGAGTTCCTCATAACTTCCAGGAAGCTTTGGAATTTTCTGCAAGCGGAAAAATTATCGTTATGGGTGGAACCGAACCTGCACACAGTACCGATGCAGTGTCTGCAATCTTGGCAGAATATGTTCAAGCAGACCTTTTAGTTAACTTAACCGCTGTAGATGGATTATACACTAAAGACCCTAAAAAATACGATGATGCAGAACTCATTGAAGAAATCACTGCTTCTGACATGATGGGAATCATCAGCGGAAATGATGTTAAGGCAGGAACTTATGAATTCATTGATACAACTGCAATTCAAATGATTAAGCGTTCCAATTTAGAAACCGTAATAGCTAATGGTAATGAACCTCAAAACCTAATTAGAGCTATTAAAGGTGAAAAAATAGGGACCCGTGTTATTTCTGAATAAATAACACATTTTTACTTTTTTTTAATATTTTTTTCTAAAAAATTATCTTAAAAACTAACAAAACAACTTTATTTTTTTTATTAATTCTTATTTAAAGTGATTTGAATGACTGGATTAATTGATATAGGATTAAATTTAATGCACAAATCCTTTGATAAAAACAGAGAAGAGATCATAAAAAATGCAAATGATGTTGGAGTAAGCCAGTTCATCATTACTGGAACCAATATCCAATCAAGCAAAACTGCTCTTGAATTCGCAAAGCAAGACCAATTTAAAGGAGTTTTATTCTCAACTGCTGGAGTCCATCCTCACGATGCAAAGACCTGTGATGAAAACACAATAGAAACCTTAAGGGAATTTGCAAAAGAGGACTGTATAGTGGCTATTGGAGAATGCGGTCTTGACTATAACAGAAACTATTCTCCACAGGATGTTCAAAGAAAATGGTTTGAAGAGCAAGTGAAACTTGCAGATGAATTGGATATGCCCCTATTCTTGCATGAACGTGAAGCACATGAAGACTTAGTTAAAATTCTTGAAAAATACCCTAATATGTGTGAAAAGGCTTGCGTCCATTGCTTTACAGGAACTAAAGAGGAAGCTGAAAAATACCTTGAATTAGGCTGTTCCATTGGAGTGACAGGCTGGATTTGTGATGAGAGAAGAGGTCAATCCTTGCAGGAAGCTGTGACAGTGATTCCACCTGAGAAGATGATGATAGAAACTGATGCACCTTTCCTGAT
This genomic stretch from Methanobrevibacter ruminantium harbors:
- the pyrH gene encoding UMP kinase; the protein is MRIVAAIGGSILLQDYNAERFKEYAKLLKEQSEEHEIFVVVGGGKPAREYIGVVRDLGAGEAKCDDIGIEVTRVNAKLLLLALGDAAYQRVPHNFQEALEFSASGKIIVMGGTEPAHSTDAVSAILAEYVQADLLVNLTAVDGLYTKDPKKYDDAELIEEITASDMMGIISGNDVKAGTYEFIDTTAIQMIKRSNLETVIANGNEPQNLIRAIKGEKIGTRVISE
- a CDS encoding TatD family hydrolase encodes the protein MTGLIDIGLNLMHKSFDKNREEIIKNANDVGVSQFIITGTNIQSSKTALEFAKQDQFKGVLFSTAGVHPHDAKTCDENTIETLREFAKEDCIVAIGECGLDYNRNYSPQDVQRKWFEEQVKLADELDMPLFLHEREAHEDLVKILEKYPNMCEKACVHCFTGTKEEAEKYLELGCSIGVTGWICDERRGQSLQEAVTVIPPEKMMIETDAPFLIPRNFPKKPKSNKNKPEYLPHILNTIAEYKGMDSEELGKNVSETTRKFFNI